In Ptiloglossa arizonensis isolate GNS036 chromosome 6, iyPtiAriz1_principal, whole genome shotgun sequence, a single window of DNA contains:
- the LOC143148280 gene encoding uncharacterized protein LOC143148280: protein MKILKKGVLYDDLRKLYGQTLGYKIKYFCNVAMKEYPEIVAATPLALIGLVLGMYSQRLRSKQPKEPKYYNAITIYRPNDPRVAFIRKDETLREVEER from the exons atgaaaattttaaaaaagggTGTCCTGTACGATGACTTAAGGAAACTCTACGGACAGACTTTGG gatacaaaataaaatatttttgtaacgtgGCTATGAAGGAATACCCGGAGATTGTTGCAGCTACACCTCTTGCATTAATAGGACTCGTATTGGGTATGTATTCTCAGAGACTACGAAGTAAACAACCCAAGGAACCTAAATATTACAACGCAATAACCA TTTACAGGCCCAACGATCCCAGAGTCGCATTCATTAGGAAGGACGAAACATTAAGAGAAGTTGAGGAACGATAA